In the genome of Staphylococcus sp. IVB6181, the window GCATGGCGAAAATCCGTAGATCTGAAGAGACCTGCGGTTCTTTTTATATAGACCGTAAATACATTCAATACCTTTTAAAGTATTTTTTGCCGTATTGATACTTTGATATCTTGTCTTTCTTACTTTAATATGACGGTGATCTTGCTCAATGAGGTTATTCAGATATTTGGATGTGCAATGACAGTCAGGATTCAGTTTAAACGTTTTAATGACTTTAGCCATGGCTACCTTCGTTGAAGGTGCCTGATCTGTAATCACTTTTTGAGGTTTACCAAATTGTTTAATGAGACGTTTGATAAACGCATATGCTGCATGATTATCTCGTTGCTTACGCAACCAAATATCTAATGTATGACCCTCTGCATCAATAGCACGATATAAATAGCTCCATTTTCCTTTTATTTTGATGTACGTCTCATCAATACGCCATTTGTAATAGGCTTTTTTATGTTTTTTCTTCCAAATTTGATACAAAATCGGAGCATATTCTTGAACCCAACGGTAGACCGTTGAATGATGAACGTTGACACCACGTTCTCTTAGTATTTCAGATATATCACGATAACTCAGCGCGTATCTTAGATAGTAGCCAACGGCTACAGTGATGACGTCCTTGTTAAATTGTTTATATCTGAAATAGTTCATACAGAAGACTCCTTTTTGTTAAAATTATACTATAAACTCAACTTTGCAACAGAACCAACACACTTAATACTTGCATACATTATTCTTGTATTACGTATGCATTAGTACTATAATCAAATTATAACAACAAAGGAGAATTTAGATGACAAAAGTAATTACAGTAAACAACTTTAAAGGTGGAGTAGCAAAAACATCTACAACTATTGGTTTAGCTTATATTTTGTCTCAAAAGTTAAATTATAAAACATTAGTCATTGATTTAGATCCACAAGCTGACGCAACTGAAACGTTACTATTAACATTTGATGCTAAGATAAATAAAACATTATATGATTCTTTAAAACAACAATTGAATGTTGATACTTGTCTTATTGAATTGAATGAAAAAATTGATTTAGTTCCATCGGACTTTAATATGATAGGGTTTCCTAATTTATTAGAAGATTTAGGTTACAATCGTTTTAATGGTGCAAAAGTTATCAATGACTTTATTAATCCCATTAAAGAAAATTACGAATTTATATTAATTGATATTCCCCCTACAATCAGTGATTATTCTAGTAATGCAATTTATGCGTCAGATTATAGTTTAATAGTAATGCAAACGCACAGTCGAAGTTTACGAGCTGTAAGCTCATTTATTGAGTATCTAGCATTATTTAAAGACAACTATCAATTAGATTTTGAGATTGCTGGTATTTTGCCAGTTATGT includes:
- a CDS encoding ParA family protein; the encoded protein is MTKVITVNNFKGGVAKTSTTIGLAYILSQKLNYKTLVIDLDPQADATETLLLTFDAKINKTLYDSLKQQLNVDTCLIELNEKIDLVPSDFNMIGFPNLLEDLGYNRFNGAKVINDFINPIKENYEFILIDIPPTISDYSSNAIYASDYSLIVMQTHSRSLRAVSSFIEYLALFKDNYQLDFEIAGILPVMFKNKGKIDNMVIQESIEKYGEHVFKNYIFQRERVKLWDKTGITDLDYHDQNTLKMYQNITLELLEEIKNYERE